The Thermogemmata fonticola genome has a window encoding:
- a CDS encoding 3-keto-disaccharide hydrolase yields the protein MRRCVILVSPVLLGIAMLTAAATYALQVREYKSGIIWPEPPVVTPGPTNADPPSDAIVLFNGKDLSQWIGGEDWEIRDGYAIARKRGITTKQAFGDIQLHVEFATPEKIEGRGQGRGNSGIYLMQRYEVQILDSYNNPTYFDGQCAAIYKQQPPMVNACRKPGEWQTYDIIFTAPRFADDGKVLRPAYVTVIHNGICVHNHFELLGGTFYDRPPQYSKHPEKQPIHIQYHGNPVKFRNIWVRELKPIVGKKPEKSSDPSTPGRK from the coding sequence ATGCGACGATGTGTCATTCTCGTGTCTCCGGTACTGCTCGGAATCGCCATGTTGACTGCGGCGGCAACCTATGCCTTGCAAGTGCGGGAGTACAAAAGCGGCATCATTTGGCCGGAACCGCCTGTCGTGACCCCAGGACCGACGAATGCGGATCCCCCCTCCGACGCCATCGTTCTGTTCAATGGCAAGGACTTGTCCCAATGGATCGGCGGTGAAGATTGGGAAATCCGAGATGGCTATGCCATCGCCCGGAAACGTGGCATCACCACCAAACAAGCTTTTGGGGATATTCAACTCCACGTGGAATTCGCAACTCCAGAGAAAATCGAAGGGCGCGGCCAGGGACGGGGTAATAGTGGAATCTACCTGATGCAACGTTATGAGGTACAAATCCTTGATAGCTATAATAACCCGACGTATTTCGATGGGCAGTGTGCTGCTATCTACAAGCAGCAGCCGCCCATGGTCAACGCCTGCCGCAAACCCGGAGAATGGCAGACATACGACATTATTTTCACGGCTCCCCGTTTCGCCGACGATGGTAAGGTCCTCCGACCCGCTTATGTGACAGTCATTCATAATGGCATCTGTGTCCACAATCATTTCGAGTTATTAGGTGGCACATTTTATGACCGTCCTCCACAGTATAGTAAGCATCCTGAAAAACAGCCGATCCACATCCAATATCATGGCAATCCCGTTAAGTTCCGGAATATCTGGGTTCGTGAATTGAAGCCGATAGTGGGCAAGAAGCCGGAAAAGTCTAGCGATCCTTCCACGCCGGGGCGGAAATAG
- the selD gene encoding selenide, water dikinase SelD: MKRGEAVFQKTVVLVGAGNSHLVFVRRWRMRPVPGVAVIWINTQDTIPYSAMTPACLNGEAAREEITIDLVRLARSAGIRLVVGAAERIDPVERLVHVPDRPPLRFDVLSLNVGSVSRPLVDPVQWEGSIPLRPLGRLLDRCEAWIARLEKQPRPFHCVVVGGGASGCELSAALARRCEHLPRFRLTVVEAHERLLPRFPSWASARFTQRLSEAGVTVLTQCRVVGGSPGRLVLDDGQELECDAAIWATPGVAPPLLRNSGLPVDAEGFLRVHSTLQVEQFPHLFAAGDCITLLDHPELPHNGVYAVRQGPVLYDNILSYLQKRPLRSFRPQRRCLYLLNLSNGQAVGSYGRWTFSGRWVRRWKERIDRRWLMSFEPPASMAASAVPETEESPLMRCGGCGAKVPGHVLHKVLSRLEVPRDPRILLGLSEGEDAAVLQVVPDGPVHVQTVDYFRAFTDDPYLLGQGAAIHALSDLYAMNAVPLAALAIATLPFARGPIQEQMLHELLAGAQSIFTAEEVVLAGGHTTEGPELALGFALTGLAQPSALFRKNALQVGHNLVLTKPLGTGALWAAWMRSACPARHWRELVQHTLQSNRAAARIAAGLNLRACTDITGFGLAGHLLEMLDASRLSARLFIHRVPLLEGFEMAVRQGIVSTLHADNAKWECRIHGSAPLPSWLFDPQTCGGLLLAVPPDQTDDLLAQLRAAGYLHAAVIGQTIPLQGTAPHIELLAST; the protein is encoded by the coding sequence GTGAAAAGAGGCGAGGCGGTCTTCCAGAAAACAGTAGTGCTGGTGGGAGCTGGGAACTCTCATCTTGTGTTCGTCCGGCGTTGGCGTATGCGACCGGTACCGGGCGTTGCCGTCATCTGGATCAATACCCAGGATACTATTCCTTACTCGGCGATGACACCGGCCTGTTTGAACGGGGAAGCTGCACGCGAAGAGATCACCATCGACTTGGTGCGGCTCGCCCGTTCGGCGGGTATTCGCTTGGTGGTTGGTGCCGCAGAGCGGATCGATCCTGTGGAGCGTCTCGTCCACGTGCCAGATCGGCCGCCGTTGCGGTTTGATGTCTTGTCCCTGAATGTCGGCTCAGTGTCTCGCCCTCTGGTGGATCCCGTGCAGTGGGAAGGCTCGATTCCCCTGCGGCCCTTGGGACGGCTGCTAGATCGCTGCGAGGCATGGATCGCGCGGCTGGAGAAACAACCGCGGCCATTCCACTGTGTGGTAGTCGGTGGCGGAGCGAGTGGTTGCGAGTTGTCCGCCGCTCTGGCCCGGCGCTGCGAGCATCTTCCTCGCTTTCGTTTGACCGTTGTGGAAGCCCATGAGCGGCTTTTGCCTCGCTTCCCTAGCTGGGCTTCTGCCAGATTTACTCAACGTTTGTCCGAAGCCGGTGTCACGGTTCTGACCCAGTGCCGCGTTGTGGGAGGAAGTCCTGGGCGGCTGGTCCTAGATGACGGCCAGGAGCTGGAGTGCGACGCCGCCATCTGGGCGACTCCTGGAGTAGCTCCCCCTTTGCTTCGCAACAGCGGGCTGCCTGTGGATGCCGAGGGTTTCCTCCGGGTCCATAGCACCTTGCAAGTCGAGCAATTTCCCCATCTTTTCGCGGCCGGGGATTGCATCACCCTGCTAGACCATCCGGAGCTGCCCCACAATGGGGTGTACGCCGTCCGACAGGGACCGGTGCTTTATGACAACATTCTGTCCTATCTCCAAAAGCGGCCCTTGCGCTCGTTCCGCCCCCAGCGTCGCTGTTTGTATCTGCTCAATCTTTCTAACGGCCAAGCGGTAGGTAGCTATGGCCGGTGGACGTTTTCCGGACGCTGGGTCCGCCGCTGGAAGGAGCGGATCGATCGCCGCTGGCTTATGTCCTTTGAACCGCCTGCTTCCATGGCAGCTTCTGCTGTGCCAGAGACGGAAGAATCGCCCCTGATGCGTTGTGGAGGGTGTGGCGCTAAGGTGCCGGGCCATGTTCTGCACAAGGTTCTCAGCCGGCTGGAGGTTCCCCGCGATCCGCGCATCCTGCTGGGGCTGTCCGAAGGCGAAGATGCTGCCGTATTGCAAGTCGTGCCGGATGGTCCCGTCCATGTGCAAACCGTGGACTATTTCCGGGCTTTTACGGATGATCCCTATCTGTTAGGCCAAGGCGCTGCGATCCACGCTCTGAGCGACCTGTATGCCATGAATGCGGTGCCGTTGGCTGCCTTGGCCATTGCGACACTTCCGTTTGCGCGTGGGCCGATCCAGGAACAGATGCTGCACGAACTCCTCGCGGGGGCGCAAAGCATCTTCACAGCCGAAGAGGTTGTCCTTGCGGGGGGACACACGACGGAAGGCCCTGAACTGGCATTGGGTTTTGCCCTCACTGGTTTGGCCCAGCCTTCGGCCTTGTTCCGCAAAAATGCCCTGCAAGTCGGGCATAATCTTGTCCTAACCAAACCGCTGGGGACAGGCGCTCTCTGGGCCGCCTGGATGCGATCCGCCTGTCCAGCACGCCATTGGCGAGAGTTGGTCCAGCACACCCTGCAATCCAACCGTGCCGCGGCTCGCATCGCTGCTGGACTGAATCTGAGAGCCTGCACCGACATCACCGGTTTCGGATTGGCGGGGCATCTCTTGGAAATGCTCGATGCCTCACGCCTTTCCGCACGGCTTTTCATCCACCGAGTTCCCTTGCTGGAAGGCTTTGAGATGGCTGTGCGACAAGGAATTGTCAGCACACTCCATGCCGACAACGCGAAATGGGAATGCCGGATTCATGGTTCCGCTCCCTTGCCGTCTTGGCTCTTTGATCCTCAGACCTGTGGGGGATTGCTTCTGGCCGTGCCTCCCGATCAGACGGACGACCTCCTCGCTCAGCTTCGCGCGGCCGGTTACCTGCACGCTGCCGTCATCGGCCAGACCATACCCCTGCAAGGAACTGCCCCTCACATCGAATTGCTGGCGTCGACCTAA
- a CDS encoding glycosyltransferase, giving the protein MSLVRGRHCRYSVLLPLEGDRNTLGQAIQAWQNQQGQSPLEVELILVTADVKAAVQARQRWPTVHILQESNANLSRLYDLAARAATGDVLIFTEAHCLPATDFLHRLQTVWEDLPCAGITAHIRPVCPNRLAEMDARLWEEGWCKLVCTPGEWRRFNVQGTALRRDIYLQLGGLPYQYDRFAEMLFAAQLRDAGYTIAYSSKLIMQHIFRGNLRDYISDIFAYVGGENRYRREIGQADQPGHSYVFPLPRDAHKEALLRELVQTLLRDLVGRGLWQRDGITLRLLRYAWLLWWNHGYRLLFRYRWQGRGAVVRCHLWRWLSRSRLEAAYRELWPSWSRFLRLADLLRDPPVPAEMPPECRFPAAAWPEELQCGLYAQERAEGQAFCWTGPLAVFRLPPSECPRKIELELLASAAPPHLEGIRVWYNGRRLPWKAIHYQRPRLSLFVPPVSASPCLILGCLPLQPWRYGVADSRELGLPVVTVSLQRENPAITLGHLARAA; this is encoded by the coding sequence ATGTCCCTTGTGCGTGGGAGGCATTGCCGCTACTCGGTGCTGCTCCCTCTGGAAGGAGATCGCAATACTTTAGGACAAGCGATTCAAGCCTGGCAGAATCAACAGGGTCAATCGCCGCTGGAAGTGGAGTTGATCCTGGTTACCGCTGATGTCAAGGCGGCTGTCCAAGCGCGGCAACGCTGGCCTACCGTGCATATTCTCCAGGAATCGAATGCCAATCTCAGCCGGCTGTACGATCTGGCTGCTCGGGCTGCCACGGGGGACGTTCTGATCTTCACCGAGGCCCATTGCCTCCCCGCTACCGACTTCTTGCACCGATTACAAACTGTCTGGGAGGATTTACCTTGTGCTGGGATCACAGCTCATATCCGGCCTGTTTGCCCGAACCGCTTAGCCGAGATGGATGCCCGCCTTTGGGAAGAGGGCTGGTGCAAGCTGGTGTGTACTCCCGGAGAATGGCGGCGATTCAACGTCCAGGGAACGGCCCTGCGGCGTGACATTTATTTACAACTCGGTGGACTACCTTATCAATACGATCGCTTTGCCGAAATGCTCTTTGCTGCCCAATTGCGCGATGCAGGATATACGATTGCCTATTCCAGTAAACTGATCATGCAACACATATTCCGCGGCAATCTGCGCGATTACATCTCGGACATCTTCGCCTATGTCGGCGGAGAGAACCGCTATCGCCGCGAGATCGGGCAGGCGGATCAACCTGGTCACAGCTACGTTTTTCCCTTGCCACGCGATGCTCATAAAGAGGCTTTGCTCCGGGAACTGGTACAGACTCTACTGCGAGACCTGGTCGGCCGGGGGCTTTGGCAAAGGGATGGGATCACACTGCGGTTGCTGCGATATGCCTGGCTCCTCTGGTGGAACCACGGTTATCGACTCCTCTTTCGCTATCGCTGGCAAGGGCGAGGGGCCGTCGTGCGCTGCCACCTGTGGCGCTGGCTTTCCCGTTCGCGACTGGAAGCAGCCTATCGTGAGCTTTGGCCGTCCTGGAGTCGGTTCTTACGGCTCGCCGACTTGCTCCGCGATCCACCGGTGCCGGCAGAAATGCCTCCAGAATGCCGTTTCCCAGCCGCCGCCTGGCCGGAGGAACTTCAATGCGGTCTTTACGCGCAGGAAAGAGCGGAAGGTCAAGCATTCTGCTGGACCGGTCCGCTCGCGGTATTCCGTCTTCCACCCAGCGAGTGTCCCCGCAAGATTGAACTAGAATTGCTTGCCTCCGCGGCGCCGCCGCATCTGGAGGGTATTCGCGTCTGGTACAATGGACGCCGCCTGCCATGGAAGGCTATCCACTACCAGAGGCCACGGCTGTCTCTGTTCGTTCCACCGGTATCCGCATCGCCGTGTCTTATCTTGGGCTGCCTTCCGCTCCAACCGTGGCGTTATGGTGTGGCGGATTCCCGCGAGTTGGGCCTGCCGGTCGTGACAGTGTCATTACAACGAGAAAATCCCGCGATAACGCTCGGACACTTGGCCAGAGCAGCCTGA
- a CDS encoding PEP-CTERM sorting domain-containing protein — MVGPFSPITITNTYITQDSVLGLGVTWDGTFPLFIPFIGIINIPISDTDPQIDNLGANEAIQFTFSGNGPWRLDSVTFSATTNFLDILLGTANESFALSVNGNPINVSAFNPFGANGSFTINLISSIPDTERTGTQFVISPAGTLDDFRIVSLQVTEVPEPATLGVLGIALTGLGVYRRLVRRRR; from the coding sequence GTGGTTGGCCCATTCTCACCGATAACAATAACCAATACGTACATAACCCAAGACAGTGTCTTAGGTCTCGGTGTTACATGGGACGGAACTTTTCCCCTCTTTATACCATTTATTGGAATAATCAACATTCCAATCTCCGACACAGACCCGCAAATCGACAATCTCGGTGCCAACGAAGCCATCCAGTTTACCTTCAGTGGGAATGGTCCTTGGCGGTTGGACAGTGTTACTTTTTCTGCAACTACAAACTTTCTCGACATACTCCTTGGTACCGCAAATGAATCCTTTGCCTTAAGCGTCAACGGCAATCCCATCAACGTCTCCGCGTTTAATCCCTTTGGCGCGAATGGTTCTTTCACAATCAATCTCATCAGCAGTATTCCCGATACTGAGCGTACAGGAACGCAGTTTGTGATCTCCCCCGCGGGAACATTGGATGACTTTCGTATCGTGTCGCTTCAGGTCACCGAAGTGCCGGAGCCAGCGACACTTGGAGTTTTGGGCATCGCATTGACCGGGTTGGGAGTTTATCGCCGTCTGGTTCGGCGCCGCCGGTAA
- a CDS encoding DNA-directed RNA polymerase subunit alpha C-terminal domain-containing protein, which yields MAVTIAEPMIDLRALLLEREEFEGGMVSRLRDGLAQGSTQIRVLKDIADTLQKRLVTAAAPQQKKLHLKLGIVHYYLGHMRQAIEHLNKTEGPLAFYYLGLAHLFLAQAQSYSDEPDTIDHLDAAFKAFDRAEKVGYAAQQAQLQKAGVLRLQGRIGEAKAILARLKDAAAHNAEYYFQEGAIAEVEGDRARAARAYERAVELDPRHAGALFRLGWIHDQQGNDEDAIACYERCLKYPPIGKGVLYNLGILYEDNEKYDKAVACFRQLYKMDPRDPRAKLFLKDAEASQSMYFSPEEDQLSQQFRQVLEIPVTDFELSVRARNCLKRLNIKTLGDLTRVTEAQLLASKNFGETSLQEIRQIMASKGLRIGQSLEQGQQYDPRHRTPQQYLTPEEQAILNKPVTELNLSVRDRKCMNRLGITTLGELIQRSADELLEAKNFGQTSLKEVREKLAQYNLKLRGD from the coding sequence ATGGCCGTCACTATTGCTGAGCCGATGATCGATTTGCGGGCACTGCTCCTGGAACGGGAGGAGTTCGAGGGAGGAATGGTCAGCCGCCTGCGCGACGGATTGGCCCAAGGAAGCACTCAGATCCGCGTGCTGAAAGACATTGCGGACACCTTGCAAAAACGGCTGGTGACTGCCGCTGCTCCTCAACAGAAGAAGTTGCACCTGAAACTCGGAATCGTCCACTACTACCTCGGCCACATGCGCCAGGCCATCGAGCATTTGAACAAAACCGAAGGACCGCTGGCTTTCTACTATCTCGGCCTGGCCCATTTGTTCCTGGCCCAGGCGCAAAGCTATAGCGATGAGCCGGATACGATCGATCATCTGGATGCGGCGTTCAAGGCCTTCGATCGGGCAGAAAAGGTCGGCTACGCAGCTCAGCAAGCCCAGTTGCAAAAAGCTGGAGTGCTGCGCCTCCAAGGGCGAATCGGAGAAGCCAAGGCGATCCTGGCCCGACTCAAAGATGCAGCCGCCCACAACGCCGAGTATTACTTCCAAGAGGGGGCCATTGCCGAGGTGGAAGGGGATCGGGCGCGCGCAGCTCGCGCTTACGAACGGGCTGTCGAACTGGACCCCCGTCATGCAGGTGCCCTATTCCGCCTCGGTTGGATTCATGACCAGCAAGGCAACGATGAAGATGCCATCGCTTGCTACGAACGCTGCCTGAAGTATCCCCCCATCGGCAAAGGTGTTCTCTACAACCTGGGCATCCTCTACGAGGACAACGAGAAGTACGACAAAGCGGTGGCATGCTTCCGCCAACTTTACAAAATGGATCCGCGTGATCCGCGCGCCAAGCTCTTCCTCAAGGACGCGGAAGCCTCCCAGTCCATGTACTTCAGCCCGGAGGAGGACCAGCTGAGCCAGCAGTTCCGCCAAGTGCTAGAAATTCCCGTCACCGACTTCGAGCTGTCCGTGCGTGCCCGCAATTGCCTCAAACGCCTCAATATCAAGACCTTGGGCGATCTGACCCGCGTCACCGAGGCCCAACTCCTCGCCAGCAAAAACTTCGGGGAAACCTCTTTGCAAGAAATTCGCCAGATCATGGCCAGCAAGGGATTGCGGATCGGCCAATCCCTTGAACAGGGACAACAGTATGACCCCCGCCACCGCACCCCCCAGCAATATCTCACCCCAGAGGAACAGGCCATCCTCAACAAACCCGTGACCGAACTCAATCTTTCCGTCCGCGATCGCAAATGCATGAACCGCTTGGGCATTACCACCTTGGGCGAGTTGATCCAGCGCAGTGCGGACGAATTGCTCGAAGCCAAAAACTTCGGCCAGACTTCCCTCAAAGAAGTCCGCGAAAAACTCGCTCAATACAACCTCAAACTCCGCGGCGACTGA
- a CDS encoding HEAT repeat domain-containing protein, producing the protein MLGPKRWHAATRTSLWIVTVWLVWQSSATGQWRWQDWFRLPRLEPARVRYWAEKLRSEKDPALRLEALRRLAEADPRVHADVLPALVAALRYDPSPALRQAAAETLGQFPVLFAQAGLALEEALEQDPVVAVQEAARQALWNYHLLGYRSSKGAGGFVGQTEEPPLAPQPAALHQTQALSPLPSTRRLVFPWASSLPPLLSPSSRSFWSYPLVSSEASSPSSPSAGTGGTPEPPLARTPPPPTWNIQLMEPPIRTVLREPPRLLQPPPIAAALPSIVPLPDQIFLPPLPNSSSPEPPLASPTPTPRQ; encoded by the coding sequence ATGCTTGGCCCTAAGCGATGGCACGCGGCGACTCGAACGAGTCTATGGATTGTAACGGTTTGGCTGGTCTGGCAATCGTCGGCCACCGGGCAGTGGCGCTGGCAAGATTGGTTTCGCCTTCCGCGGCTGGAACCCGCACGGGTGCGCTATTGGGCCGAGAAACTGCGTTCGGAGAAGGACCCGGCGTTGCGCTTGGAGGCGTTGCGGCGACTAGCTGAGGCCGACCCGCGCGTTCATGCCGATGTATTGCCGGCGCTGGTGGCGGCCCTGCGCTACGATCCTTCCCCGGCTCTTCGCCAGGCCGCGGCGGAAACCCTCGGCCAATTCCCTGTGCTCTTTGCCCAAGCCGGTCTCGCGTTGGAAGAAGCCTTGGAACAAGACCCTGTGGTCGCCGTACAGGAAGCGGCCCGGCAGGCCCTGTGGAATTACCACTTGCTCGGCTACCGCAGCAGCAAGGGTGCTGGGGGATTCGTCGGGCAAACGGAGGAACCGCCGTTGGCTCCTCAGCCTGCCGCCTTGCATCAGACACAGGCCCTATCCCCTCTTCCATCCACTCGTCGTCTGGTTTTCCCCTGGGCGTCTTCATTACCGCCGCTGCTTTCGCCTTCCTCCCGCTCGTTCTGGTCGTACCCCCTCGTCTCCAGCGAGGCTTCCTCCCCCTCTTCACCCTCCGCAGGGACCGGAGGAACACCGGAACCCCCCTTGGCACGCACGCCGCCGCCCCCGACTTGGAACATCCAACTGATGGAACCCCCCATACGAACAGTCCTGCGAGAACCCCCTCGCCTCCTGCAACCCCCACCGATAGCCGCTGCCTTACCGTCGATAGTTCCCCTTCCAGACCAGATTTTCCTCCCCCCTCTGCCCAACTCCTCCAGCCCCGAGCCGCCGTTGGCTTCACCGACTCCTACGCCACGCCAATGA
- the tgt gene encoding tRNA guanosine(34) transglycosylase Tgt: MSIQFRVERTDGAARAGRLLTPHGPVETPVFMPVGTQATIKGLTPEQVRTLGASLILANTYHLALRPGDALIRDLGGLHRFMHWDGPILTDSGGFQVFSLATLVHISDVGATFRSHIDGAILELTPERAVEIQENLGSDIAMVLDECPPADANREQLQQAVRRTIAWAERCQKRHQSREQALFAIVQGGLDQELRRQCAEALVAMDFPGYALGGFSVGETAAQMQAALPECASLLPHDKPRYLMGVGRPEDLLAGIAAGIDMFDCVLPTRNGRNAQAFTSTGVLRLRNACHRRDPAPLDSACNCYCCQHFSRAYLHHLFAAEEMLGPILLSLHNLAFYLRLMRQAREAIFGGTFAAFHARCLRQWGHSHDPKP, encoded by the coding sequence ATGAGCATTCAGTTTCGAGTGGAAAGGACGGACGGAGCAGCCCGTGCCGGACGGCTTCTGACTCCGCATGGACCCGTCGAAACACCGGTGTTCATGCCGGTGGGAACCCAGGCGACGATCAAGGGACTGACACCAGAGCAGGTCCGAACGCTCGGGGCCTCGCTGATTCTGGCCAACACTTATCATTTGGCCCTGCGTCCTGGAGATGCCCTAATCCGTGATCTGGGAGGTTTACACCGCTTCATGCACTGGGATGGACCCATCCTAACCGATTCCGGCGGATTCCAGGTTTTCAGCCTGGCAACGCTCGTGCACATCAGCGATGTTGGGGCCACCTTCCGCAGCCATATTGACGGTGCGATTCTGGAACTCACTCCTGAGCGTGCGGTGGAGATTCAGGAAAACCTCGGCTCGGACATTGCGATGGTACTGGACGAATGTCCTCCAGCCGACGCCAATCGTGAGCAACTCCAGCAAGCGGTCCGGCGTACCATCGCTTGGGCGGAACGCTGCCAAAAACGGCATCAAAGCCGGGAGCAAGCGCTTTTCGCCATCGTGCAGGGAGGGTTGGACCAGGAATTGCGCCGGCAATGTGCTGAGGCTCTCGTCGCCATGGATTTCCCCGGCTACGCATTGGGAGGCTTTAGCGTCGGCGAGACAGCGGCGCAAATGCAGGCAGCCTTGCCGGAGTGCGCCTCCCTGCTCCCCCACGACAAGCCGCGTTATCTCATGGGGGTGGGCCGTCCCGAGGACCTACTCGCTGGCATTGCTGCGGGCATCGATATGTTCGATTGTGTTCTGCCCACTCGCAATGGGCGCAATGCCCAAGCCTTCACCAGCACTGGCGTCCTGCGCCTGCGTAATGCCTGCCATCGTCGAGACCCCGCACCTCTGGATAGCGCCTGCAATTGCTACTGCTGCCAGCACTTCTCCCGCGCCTACCTCCATCATCTCTTTGCTGCCGAGGAAATGCTCGGCCCGATCCTGCTGAGCTTGCACAATCTCGCCTTCTATCTACGGTTGATGCGCCAGGCCCGCGAAGCCATTTTCGGCGGTACTTTTGCGGCATTTCACGCCCGCTGCCTACGCCAATGGGGACACTCCCACGATCCGAAACCTTGA